The Ochotona princeps isolate mOchPri1 chromosome 17, mOchPri1.hap1, whole genome shotgun sequence genome segment CTATCaggccctgtccctgtccccacagGGCCCTGTCtgactgctctgtcttttcaGCTTTGGAGATGACATCCCTGGGATGGAAGGCCTCGGAACAGGTAGGACGGTCAGAGCCCTGGGACCCCCTgcagccccaccccccacctcttcCTCAGGCACCTCCACCAGCTCTCATCTCTCCCTGAATCCGGCTCCGGGAGGGTCCCAAGTTTTTCAGAATGGGGGGCTAGGGTGGCCCCCCTGACATGCAGCCACTCCCACAGACATCACGGTCATCTGTCCCTGGGAGGCCTTCAACCACCTGGAGCTGCATGAGCTGGCCCAATACGGGATCATCTAGTGGACGCCGCCAGCCCCGCCACCCGCGCCAGCCCCACCCATGTGTCCTGGAGAGGGGCCTCTAGCCCCAATGGCACCAGGATGCAAGGTGGGGCCTCTAGACACCTGTGAACCACTCCTGTCACCTCCCATGGCCTAGCCAGGGAGACACCGGCCCACCCCCTTGGGTCTGCAGGGGGGTAGTCCAGGAGCCCCCTTCCCCACCCAGGACAAGGCAGCCACCCACCCTGGCTGGTCGCATCTCAGAAATAAAATCTGAGTGTCCTGTTCATCCCAGTGTGTGTGGGGAAGTGCGGCCCTAGCAGGAGTCCTGGGAGCTGGGCAGTGGGCACTGGGTGTTGGCCAGGCAGGGAGAAGAGCTTTGGTGGGCACCATGAGCCTGGCAGGGCAGGCAGCCCCATGCATGCCCACTGGGCCCTGTACTGGCCGCCAAGATAGAACTGGCCATGGTCCGCAAATGCCTCTCGCCACCAGAAGGTGGGAGTCGTGATCCCCACTTCAGTAGGGGAAAAACTGAGGTGTCTACTGTGGGCAGACTTGTCCACCTGCTCCGGGAAGCTTGGGTGGAGTTCTTTCCCTACAGCCCAAGGCATCACATCAGGCACTCCAGCCGGAGGCCGATGGGCCACACGTTCATATCACTTCCACGTCACCGGCCAGTCAGGTCTCTGaaagaggagcagaggcagaggaatGTAGACAGGAGGAGCGggtggggcagcaggcaggggtaGCCAGGCACCCTAACCCCGGCAGGAGGGGagaggcctggccctggccctcgcTTGGCTGAGGGGCTGCACGGAGAGGCAGCGCTGGCCATGGGCTggctcagggcagggccaggggttGGGCCCTGGGGGCCCCAGGAGCTGGCTCCACCCTCACCGCCAGCTCCCCCTCGCGGGtagtgagggcccaggccagctgCATGGCCATCAGGAGCTCGGTGCCTTGCACCAGCGCCACTGCAATGAGGAAGCTGCCCAGAGCACGGGCACTGCTATGCAGCCACTGCCGGAGGCGAGGCCCGCAACCGTCCAGGTACACCACCTTCCGGGCTGCAGCCTCTTCCTGGCGCAGTACCCCGGTGCCACACTGGTTGTTGATAGAGGTACCGCCCTCACGGGGGTCGAcacagcaggaggcaggcaggctgcaGGCCTGCACGCCTGGGGAGCTGCAGTTGAAGTCCCTGCAAAGCAAAAGGCAGATCCAGGAACGTGGCTcagtgcctgctgctttcccccaGGCTTGcacatccagcaccctgccacctggccccagcagggcagggctCGGCTCTGCCACCTGGCCCCAGCGCCCTGCCACCTGgccccagcagggcagggctCGGCTCTGCCACCTGGCCCCAGCGCCCTGCCACCTGgccccagcagggcagggctCGGCTCTGCCACCTGgccccagcagggcagggctCGGCTCTGCCTGGTGGAAAGGAGATCCAGGGGCACGGGGGGCGGGCAGAGGGACGGAGTGAGGTTCTGCTCCTTGAGTCACAGGGTTCATTTTGTGAATGGCAGAGCTAAAGTCATCCTCAGACTGGTCAGCCAGCCTACCAAGGGCAGAAAGGAACAAACGGGCCAGCATGGTGCCTTAGCTGGTAAAGTTACCACCTACAACATCCACTGgatgccacttcccatccggctccccattcatgtgcctggaaaatacGTTCTGTGTCTCGGCTGAGTGTGTCCTGTCAGTCATGGTCAGTGGCCTTGGATGGCCAGGGCAGACCACAGGTTTGTGGTTGTGGACAGCAGGTGGGGCCCACGTCACTAAAAACAGATAATCTTGAGCAGACGTTGAATGGTGCCCAGAGGGTATCCCTGGCAAGGTGTGATCAGACACACCCACCTGTACAGCAGAGTCCCTGCAGCAGTGAATGCATGAGTGTGCGTGCAGGCGTGGACCAGTGAGCTCTGTGGGAGTGTGCACAGTGTGAGGCTTGTGGGTGCACCGTAAGTGTGCATGCGTGCAGGATGTGGGCACAGCCTCACCCTTCCTCCCCCCCAGCACCCCTAAGCACTCACGGGTTCTCTCGCCAGTCTTGGTAGGACACCACCCCGCAGCATTGCAGCCCCAGCTGGACTTGATCGAGCAGGAAGTGCAGGTCTGGTTCATCCTGGTAGTGGGTAATGGCCACCCGCAGGGCAAGCTCCAGGCCGCTCTGCAGAGGACCCCAGAGTGCCAATAGCAGGGCACCTGCCAGGGCCTCAAGCCCCAGGAAGGCAAAGACACCCCAGGAGAAGCAGCATAGCAGGCCAGCGTGCTCACAGAGGGCGCCCAGGCAGCCGGCCAGACTCACGGCACTGACTGCCAGCCCGCTCAGGACCAGCCCCAGCATGGGGCCTGCAGGGAGGGGCCTCCCCAAGTCGCTGCCCAGAGACCCCTTCACGGTCAGGCCCCAGAGCCCCAcagccagggccagcagggccagcagggagAAGAGGAAGTTGGAGAGGAAGATCAGGTACTTGAGGCAGCTGACCGCCACAGGGAGAGGACGCTGGGGCTGGCCTCTGCCCCGAGCAGGGCAGTGTCTGCACCCCCGGGCACCAGCCTTGTCCTCTGGGGAGTGGAGACCTGTATGGCTTGAAGTGGGGGTGCTGTCCATGAAGAGGTGTGGCTTTCGGCCTCCTGCAGCGTCCtgcgggtgggggaggggagctgggagcCCTCACTGCTGGGAGTGTGTGACTCCAGTCGCagaggctgggtggggacagGCAGCAGGCCCAGCACACTGGAACCTCTGGCTTGGGCTCTGAGCTGGGCCCAGCTCTACAGCCACGGGACTATCCACCAGAGCagtggctgcaggggtggggaacctGGAAGGATGCCTGAGGCACGGCCAGCATTGACGGGGAGGGAACAGCTCCAACCTGGGCAAGGCCAGGGGCCCTGGCTCACCTGGGACAGCAGGgggctcctctcccctccctccatcctccgCAGGCTCTCAGCAGTGGAAGCTGTTCTGGCCAGACCTAGCAGCCCTGCACACAGCGGCTCAGCTCCTCAGTGTGCAGGCTGAGCTACAGCGAGCCCCACCCCGACAGCCAAGCCACAGGCGCACCATGTGAGGGTCACATTCTGGGGCTTAGCAGGGCCTCTGTGCACTTGTGTGTAGTTCTCCCCGGCCTCAGGGTGCCAGCCTGGCCTTGGCGTGGGTTCCGATGTAGGCCCAGGGCTGCTCCAGCTGACCAAAACGCCGGCTCCCTGGAACAATCCTGAGGTCCCCTGGCAGCCTGAGGACTGGGCCTGTCCCAACTTCCTCAGCTTGGGAATGGCCGTGTCCTTGTACTCCTCAAagggcctcaatggccagggctgggcccaactgcagccagcagccaggagctgcttctgggtctcaagGACTCAGTCCACGCTCCGCTGCTTTTGCACAGCATCATCGGGTAGCTGGATGGCAAGAGCAGCAGCATTCACACGGAAGGCTGGCACCCCCGGCAGGGACTTAAACCTCCTCTTTCTGCCTTGCTTTGAAAGAGCCAGTCCTCGTGTTAAGATTCGGGGCAGGGCAGTAGCAAAACACATGAGGAAACCTGTCATTTTGAATTGCTCCCCAGCATGGAGCCCTGGCCTCCTCCTTGCAagctggccccaccctggcccccTCATCACTGTCACCACACCTCACTGCCCCGTGTCCACCCCATCCGTCGGCGTTTGTGCCAGCAGCTCTCTGTCCAGCCACCTTGCCACCATCACCATACTCTGGGCAACGGGAAGCTGCTCCTGTCTGCTTGCTGGCCCTGGACTTTCCTGCCATGCGTCGTCCTCCATCAGCCAGAAGTAGGCTGTCCCCCTGTTGACCCTGCACTTCCTCAGGCCCTAAGGGTCCTGTCGCCGTCTGGGAGGCTGCCTGACCTCTCCTCCCTTTGCTGTCCCAGGGCACCCGTCCACAGGTGTCTAGGGCAGCCGACCCCCTGGCAGGGGTGGGTTGCTGGCGCGTGCCTCCTGCCTGCGCTGTGCCCCCAGCCCTCCAACAGCTGAGGCTCCGGAAGCCCTGGGCTAATGGCTGCAGGGATGGGCAGTCACAGAACTGGACACAGCCTTGTGACCACGCCTGGTGAGTGGCAGAGGGGTGGGGAAGATAATCTGAAACTGAACCCTGGGGTCAGCACACGCAGATTTTATTCCCTTAGGGTTCTGGTAATTcccactccccaccccgcccAGCAATTACAGGAGGCCAGGTCAGCCACACGACCGTCAGGGTCTGCTGTAAGACATGAATATGACCACGCTCCTTGCGGGCAAGCCTGTGGGGGTTGGCGTCTGGCACAGAGGTTCAGCCGGGGCTTGAGCTCCCTGACCCAAGTCCTGGAGTGCCAGGGCCCCCTGCACTCTCCCGTGGCCTGCACCCCGTGAGGagtggggatggctcaaggaTTGCTGTTGCACCTGCTAGGGCCATCTTTGTCactgtcactgtgtctttcaaataaatacggtaaaaaaaaaaaaaaaaaaaggatttaaggCAGTAACAGATTGGTGCACAGGTGGCGCTGGCTCCAGCGCCAGTGGGACAGGAAAGTTGTTAGGAAAACGGAATTAAAGGGTAATTTGTCATTTACATACGAAGATACCGTCCCGCACAGCCCGCACTCCTAGCTGGTCTGCGTGCGCAGTAGGCGGGTGCACGGCGTCTGCGCGCGGccgcgcgggggcggggccggcgccGCGGCCGCGCAGGCGCGCAAGGCCGCCCTGAGGCCGGAACCTGCGTTGCGGGCTGAGCGGCCGGCGGAGCGCGTCGGGCGAGGCACCGGACGTGGACGTCGGCGTCggccgggcgggcgggcgggcggcgaaGCTGgagcggcggtggcggcggcggcgggaggccGGGGTCGAGGCCGGAGCTGCGGGGCCGGCGGGGCGGCAGGCGACGGAGCCGGCGGCGGCCCGGGGCGCGAGcccggcggcagcggcggccgcCATGGCCGAGAGCATCGTGAGTGCGGCGGCCGGCCGTGCGCGGCGCGCCGGGATGAGGCAGCACATTTGCGGCGGCGGGCCTGGCGGGAGGCGGCGCCGCGCGGCCCCGGTGGCCTGGCCGGCCCCGCTCGCCCTCGGCCGGGCCCCCGTCCTGCGCCCGGGGCCGGCGGGGAGGGTCTGCCGCCTCGGGAGGGGCTTCGCGCGGCTTGACAAGCGGCTGTTGGCGAAGAGGGGCGCGGTGGGGCCGACGTGACGCCCTGAGTCGGAGGGAACTTGGGAGAAGTCCGGCCCTGTGCCTCCCCTCCCCGGGGGCCCGGCTTCGTCCGGCGGCCTCCTCTGGACCGGGGTGCCCCGTGAGGGTTAGGGCGCCCGGTGCTGGGGGGACCCGGCAGGTGGCTGCCGCCCCGGGCCAAGCCGAGTTCCTTTCCAGGTTGAGCCCCAGGCAGCTGGAGCCCGCCCCCTTGCAAAGAACTTCAggagtttggggtttttttgtttctgtaggtTCTTCAGCTCCCCCAGGCCGGCGTGTCCACACTGTCGGCCCTGGAGTTCCCGGGACCGGGCCTTGCGTGCCTACCCGGGGCCCCCGGCCCCCTCGAGGGGTCAGGCCGAGCCGCCTCCTCACCAGGGGTCAGCTGAGGCCAGGCACCAGCAGGCAGCTTCTGGACAGGCTGTGAGCACAGGCAGAGCCCTCCGCGGCCGGAGAGGACCCTTTGGGGGCGGAGCCTTCCCAGCCTGGTGCAGGGTTCTGGAAAAGGAAGGCCGGGTTAGATGTGCATTCTAGATCCACGCTGGGAGAGAACATTCCATGGACCAAAATGCCATGGGTGTTTCCTACTACAACTGTTTGTGAATAGTTGGCTGGCAGATAAAGCAGTATGCATGTGGCTACACGGGACGGGGTTGCTGTCGGCCCAGCAGGTGGTCCCAGGAAGCAAGGACGCTGTGAGCTgtccaggccacagcagtggTGTCCACCGTCCCAAGCGGACCCGGCTCTGCAGGTCAGGGCCTGGCACCTGCAGCGCCCACATTCCCTGgcggtgcctgtttgtgtcctggctgctccacttgcataggttggttctctctccacatggccactgtggccggagctgggctggcctgcaGCCTGCAGTTAGCTACCCTCTTCTGCcacgcccacgtgggtgcaggatccaaggccagggccgccctctgctgcctcccaggccccaagcaggatgggaagtggagcagccaggacttgaacaggcccCCGTGTTGGGATGAGAGTGCCCCAGCAGAGGGTTAACTGGCTGTGCTACCTGCTGACTGCTGACTCGGGTGGACGGAGTATACcgctttttggtttggtttggttttaaagAAAATTGGAGAGAATCTttcagaatcttaaaaaaaaggttgaaaattGAAACtgtttaaaagcaaaaactttgaaatgtgtttgagaggcagacacatatgagagagttcccatctgccaGTTCCGGTCCCAGATGCTGGCGGGGCTGGGGGCTGCAACAGGGGGTCAAGAGCCCCTGGGGGCTCCAGGAGGGGAACAGGGAGCCCTCACCGCCGGCTCCCGGGGTCAGGAGTGGGCCTGTGCTGTGAACTGCCGGCTCCCAGGGTCGGGAGTGGGCCCGTGCTGGGGGCTGCCGGGGTCGGGAGGGGCCCGTGCCGGGGGCTGCCGGGGTCGGGAGGGGCCCGTGCCGGGGGCTGCCGGGGTCGGGAGTGGGCCCGTGCCGGGGGCTGCCATCTTCCCCCGTGGATGAGCTTTCTGTCTCAGAACAGCCGTGGCTCTCAGGACACCAGGTGTGGCCAGCCGGCCCAGCCCTCCTGCCTGACGGAGTGCAGAGTGGGCGACTGGggagagggagcgagggagggtggggcaggCTGCGCTGCGTGGCCTTATGGGCTTGTTTCCTTCGAGGCAGATAATCCGCGTCCAGTCCCCAGATGGCGTGAAGCGCATCACGGCCACCAAGAGAGAAACAGCTGCAACGTTTCTGAAAAAGGTACGGGTGGTGTGGCTTCCCCCGGTGCCGAGTCCTCATGGTGCCTTTCTCGGTCTTGTTTGGACGGTCCCTGTGGGTCGTCCGGAGCCCAGAGCGCAGTGTGAAGTGTCCCGTGAGGGAGGACTCGAGGGGTCCCGCTGGGGGTACTGTCGCCTGCAGCTGGTCGCGGTGGAGCTTGGCGTACATTTCTGTCATGGAATTTGTCATTGAATTTGTTCCAAGCAGGCATTCGCGTCATGTTTTTATGTTACATATGCATGTGTAATTTTCATAAGGAAAGCCAGATCACTTGCCTATGGGTAAGATACCTGTGGCTCAAGGGGCGGGAGACCGTCCGCATCCTGTCTGCTCTGCGTGGGGGACTTGGGCCCCGTGACTGCCGTGGCAGGGCTCAGGAGCGGGTCCCCGTCAGGGGAAGGAGTCGGAGCCGCTGCAGTGGCTAGAGGGGCGAGGTGCCAGGGTCAGGTGCCGTCAGCTCACCCTGCGGGGGGAGGTATGCTGATTGGATGCGCAGGGCCCGAGTTGGCACACACAGACCGCAGACGCTGCTCCCGGCTTATTGGTCATTGCGCCTTTCTCACGCGGGACGCTCGTCTTCCTGCTGGCTGAGCGCCTGAGTTCGGGCTGCCCAGCATCTGTTCCCATGGTAGGCACTTCACCTGGGTCAGCAGGGCCCAGTCACAGCCCGTGCCTGCTCACTGAATGATGGATGGCAGGCTATGGTCTCATCGTTCAGGAGTGGGGGCTGAGAGAGATTGCTTTGTGAGAGGGCTAAGATATTATATGctgaaatttatatatatatatatttttaagatttatttctttctcattggaaaggcaaatatacagagaggaagagagacagaggatctcccatctgctgggtcactccccaaatgaccacagcagctggagctgagctgagctgagccaaagctaggagccagatgcttcctctgggtctcccatgtgggtgcagggtcccaaggctttgggccgtcctctaccgctttcccaggccacaggcagggagctggatgggaagtggagctgccgggacatgaaccaacgcccacatgggatcctggcacgttcaaggcgaggattttagctgctaagccatggcgccgggccctacactttattttaaaacacaaggTTTACTTAttcacctgaaaggcagagtgacagagatgagaCCTTCCCTTGAGCGTTTGCTctccacatgcctgcagcagccaggacaccgaGGTGGCTGTGGCTCCCTCTTGGATGGCCCTCATTTGTGCCCCAGGGGGCCTTGGCGGGGAAGTGGAGTGAGCTCCTGTGAGGGGCCCTTGTTTGTTTAatttataaagtttatttaaGAGTGagaaaatcaaagacaaatgtGGGCCATGGTCAGGGAAGGgaaaggtgggagggagagaaatgcACCCCCCGCCGTGTCCGTGGGCCAGGTCCCTCGTGCTGGCAGCCGCTGAGTGCTTGGGCGATTCTTAGTCCGTGTCGTTGGCTCAGCAGCGTGTGACAGGGCAGACCTGGCAGTGGCTGGAGCGTGCACAGAGGCAGCTGCTGGAACAGGCACAGCAGCGGGgagcagcagccgggactcgaacctgcaCTCTGAtgggggctgctgctgctcagaACACCAGCCCCTAAGGGTTTGGTTTAAAGTTATACTCATTCTGAAAGTTATAGTTGCAGAGTGGGGCAACAGAGAGAGGCTcgtgtgctgggtcactccccaggtgactacaGCGCCgggcactgagccaggctgaagccgggagccaggagctcatcctgACCACCCTCAGCCCAGAGGGTAacgggacccaagcacttgggccggcgtctgctgctttcccaggccacagcagggagctgcgtcggaagtggagcagccgggacaggagtTGCTGCTTCTGTGAGATGCCGGCCTCACAAGTGGTGGTGTCACCTGCCACAGTGCGGGGTTCAGCATcgatctttgtttctttcttgcttatttttattggaaagtcaggtatatatagaggaggagagacagagaggaagatcttctgtccgatgattcactccccaagtgatcgcaacagccagagctgagctgatccaaagtcaggagcctcctccaggtctcccacgcgggtgcagggtcccaagcaggaagctggatgggaaacagggccgccgggacacaaactgacatccatgtgggatcctgttgcattcaaGGTGGGCACTCCAAGCCTGAGATTTTTCATGTCCCCCAGTGCTTTGTGTGAACTCTGGGCGTCTGCAGCTGAAATGGCAAGTTCCCAGGAGCGGTCATTTTGCAGGCATGTGAAACGCCTGGGGCTCAGCCGGGGCTCAGCCCAGGCAGCGGGCTGTGAGCTTAGGGTCCCCGCTCCTCCACTttatccagctccccactgatgacttgggaaagcagcagaaggcgaccCAGCTGTGTgggcccctgtgcctgtgtggaggCCTGCCCTCATTCCCTGCAACTGCGGGAGCTTTCCTTGTGGGGACCACGTGGACATTGGTCTTCAGAAGTCCTGTTTGCCCCCCTTGGCCTGTGGGTTCTCTGGGTTTCTGTCACCTGAAAAACACCTGTTGGTGTGTGTCGTTTGGGAGGCCTGTGATCAGCCCTGCTGGGGATGGGCTGTCCGGCCTTCACTGACAGTAAGGGACACCTGACTGCCTTTGCTGTTGGAGGCCCCCCTGCCCGCAGACGCTGTCTCCAGTGTCATGGTGGAAGGTCCCCCCCCAGACGCTGCCTCCAGTGTCATGGTGGAAGGTCCCCCCCCAGACGCTGCCCCCAGTGTCATGGTGGAAGGTCCCCTGTCCCCCTCAGACGCTGTCCCCAGTGTCATGGTGGAAGGTCCCTTGTCCCCCCAGACGCTGCCCCCAGTGTCATGGTGGAAGGTCCCTTGTCCCCCTCAGACGCTGTCCCCAGTGTCATGGTGGAAGGTCCCTTGTCCCCCCAGACGCTGCCCCCAGTGTCATGGTGGAAGGTCCCCTGTCCCCCTCAGACGCTGTCCCCAGTGTCATGGTGGAAGGTCCCCCCCGCCCGCAGGTGCTGCCCGCAGTGTCGTGGTGGAAGGTCCCCTGTCCCCCCAGACGCTGCCCCCAGTGTCATGGTGGAAGGTCCCCCCCGCCCGCAGGTGCTGCCCCCTGCCTGCGTCATCTCCGCTTTTGGGTCCCCGGGGCCCTGAGGCTCCTGGGTGTCTTTATGTTTACTCTGTGggtttgttgttaagatttatttatttgaaagagaaagaatcttccatctgctggttcccccacttcctgctgcacatctcaaatggccacgatggctggagctgggacctgGCACCCCATTCCTGCCTTCTGAGGAGGTGGCAGTGGCCTGgtgcttgggccgtcttctgcttcccaggcacaggagcagtgGGCTGCCGTGGAAGTAGCAGCCAGATTGCCGCTGGTGCTCATGCTGACTGCTGGCCTAAGGGGGTGTGCCACAGCTCTGGGTTCGGAGATTCGCTGTCCGCTGGTTTATTTACAAAATGCTGCAGCTAGCCTGGCatcaggaactccagccaggtttcccatgggtGCTCTTGGCTGCCTTCCCGTGCTTCCTTGCCTGGCATATTAGGAGGCCACTGCATTAgcggaggagcagctgggacgcgaaCTGGTGtcctgctgctggtgtgcaaGTGACTGCTCCCTGTCGCCTGCCAGCCTGGCCGCCTGTCTTCTTGCCCATATGTGCCCTGTGCCCGCCAGTTGGTGCTTGGCTCTGTGTTCCATCCCGGTTCTTCGGGCTCATTGCAGGTTGCGAAGGAGTTTGGCTTCCAGAATAACGGCTTCTCAGTGTACATCAACAGAAATAAGACTGGAGAGATCACCGCGTCTCCAAACAAGTCGCTCAGCTTGCTGCGGATCAAGTAAGTGTGCGGTGGACGAGCCGGGCAGCCTGCTCCCATAGGCCTGGCCCCCTGGCTGGCTGCTCCTGGGCCTCAGCTGACCGAGATGCTGGCTGTGTGGAAGCTGGGAAGTGTGTTGCTGACGCTCAGCTGGTCGTCTGCAGGCAGTGGCCTTGAGCACGACCACAGGCAAGTCTGTCCTGTTGGCTGGTGGCGTGCCAGGGCCCGTGGTCCACCTCAGTGCCCACCACCTTGGGTGCTGCACACCGCCTGGCTGTTTGCTGCTGTGAGGTCAGTGTGCgagaggctgtgccaggccatgtGGGGTGCAGAGTGGAAGCTGTCTCCTCAGACGGtctggcacctgctggcctgtGCCTCTGCACTGGCGGCAGAACCCTGAGTGTGAGGCTGCGGGCCGGGGTCGTCTGCCTCGGGGCTGCAGTGCCACATGCTTGGCTTTCCATCAGAAGTGGCCGTTTGCGCAGTCGGCTTGCTCTGAGCCCTGGCAGTTGGCAGAGCACTGGGCAAGCTAGGAGTTGTGGCGCTCGCCACTCTCCCTGGTTCTTCCTCGGGCTCGCAGAGGCCATTGGAGCTGGAGAGTGCGTGTTAGGATTCCTGGTCCTTGTGGCTGTGGGCCCGGGCAGGCAGCACCCAGAGGTGAGCCCTGGCGACAGGAGCCAGGCTGGCCGCTGACCCTCTGCGGAACACCCCTGCTCATTTCCGACCGCCTCGCTCCGTCCCCActtcttttcattctcttctcACATACATCTGTTTCAGTCATCCGGCCCAGGGTCTGTGTCCTTGGCACTCTGATTGCACTTTCTGcttgctctggctgtggtggctgcttgCCGTGGACCCTCAGGTCCCGTGGACCAGCCTTGGCTTTGGGAACCCGCAGTGGCCGGCTCTGG includes the following:
- the TSPAN10 gene encoding tetraspanin-10, whose product is MAAAAAAGLAPRAAAGSVACRPAGPAAPASTPASRRRRHRRSSFAARPPARPTPTSTSGASPDALRRPLSPQRRFRPQGGLARLRGRGAGPAPARPRADAVHPPTAHADQLGVRAVRDGIFDAAGGRKPHLFMDSTPTSSHTGLHSPEDKAGARGCRHCPARGRGQPQRPLPVAVSCLKYLIFLSNFLFSLLALLALAVGLWGLTVKGSLGSDLGRPLPAGPMLGLVLSGLAVSAVSLAGCLGALCEHAGLLCCFSWGVFAFLGLEALAGALLLALWGPLQSGLELALRVAITHYQDEPDLHFLLDQVQLGLQCCGVVSYQDWRENPDFNCSSPGVQACSLPASCCVDPREGGTSINNQCGTGVLRQEEAAARKVVYLDGCGPRLRQWLHSSARALGSFLIAVALVQGTELLMAMQLAWALTTREGELARPDWPVTWK